Genomic segment of Bradyrhizobium diazoefficiens:
CCGGCAACGCTCCACCCCTCGCGGGCGAAGGTGAGCGCGTGCAGGCCGGTGCCGCAGCCGAGATCGAGCAACTTGCCGGAGGAAACGCCTTGGTCGCGCAGGCGGGCCTCGACGAAGGACGTCTCGGCCGCGTAATCCTTGTCCCGATAAAGCAGGTCATACCAGGGCGCGTAGTCGGCGAACACCGTCACGCCAAAATCTCCTTGACCGCCGCCGCGGAGCGCGCGATCTCGTCATCGGTCAAGGCAAGGCCGCTTGGCAGGTAAAAACCGCGACGGGCGATCTGTTCCGCGTTCGGATGCGATTCATCGCACATCAGGCCCATCCGGCGCAGCACCGGCTGCTCGTGCATGCACCAGAAGAACGGCCGCGTGCCGATGCCCTTGTCGCCGAGGCGGCGCATGGCCTCCTTGGCGTCGAACGGGACTTCGTCGTTCAGCACGAGACCGTAGGCCCAATAGATGTTGTCGGCATAGTTGGTACGGGCGACCGGGCGGCGGATGCGGTCGACGCCGGCGAGATGTTCGTCGTAGAGCCGGCCGATCCGGCGCTTGAGCTCGACCGTGCGCGGCAGGCGCTCGACCTGGGCGACGCCGAGCGCGGCCTGGAGGTTGGTCATGCGCGCGTTCCAGCCGAACTCCTCGTGGACGAAACGCTGCTGCGGCTGGAAGCACAGATTGCGATAGCCTTGCAGCCGATCGGCGAGCGCGTCGTCGTCGGTGAGGATCATGCCGCCTTCGCCGGTGGTGACATGCTTGTTGGGATAGAAGCTGAAGGTCGAGACGTCGCCGAAGCTGCCGCAGGGCGCACCGCGATAGGTCTGCCCGTGCATCTCGGCGGCGTCCTCGATTACCTTCAGGTCATGCTTGCGCGCCAGCGCCAGGATCGGTTCGAGATCGACCGGCAGGCCGTAGATGTGCACCAGCATGATCGCGCGCGTGCGCGGCGTGATCGCGGCCTCCACGCCTTCGACCGTCATGTTCCAGGTCGCGGCATCGCAGTCGACGCCGACCGGGACGAGGCCGGCGCGCACAACGGCCGACGCGCAGCTGATGATCGTGAAGGTCGGGATGATGACCTCGGAGCCCTGCTCGAGGGCGAGCGCATGGACGGCGATGTCGAGCGCGACCGAGCCGTTGGTCACTGCAATGCCGTGACGCCGCCCCGCAGCCTCCGCCATTGCCTGCTCGAAGCGCTTGATGAACGGTCCTTCCGAGGAGATCCAGCCGGTGCGGATGCACTCGGCAAGATAATCGGCCTCGTTGCCGTCGAGCAGCGGGGTGTTGACGGGAATGAAAGGCGCGGTCACTGGCGTCGTCACAGATTTGGACCCTTGATCCGGATTTCGGACGGTGCGGCTTCGGCAAACCGGGTCTTGTCGTTCTCGCCGGAATAGGGACCTTGCTTGATCTCGACCATCTCGACCGGCTCGAGCACATGGAAGCCGTGAGCGCCGCTGCACAGGAGGATGATGTCGCCGGCACCGAGCACGCGGCTTTCGAGATATTTCTCTTCCACCGTGTAGAAGTCGACCTGGAGCTTGCCCTTCTGGATCAGGAGAACTTCCTGGGTGTAGTGCACCTCGCGCGTCACCTTGTTGTGACGATGCGGCTCGATGCTCTTGCCCTGCGGGTGGCTCATGAAGGCGAGCTGCTGCGACAGCTCCGGCGTCGAAAAGAAGTGGATGCCCGGCTCGCGGAACGAGGCGCGCACGATGATCGCATAAAGCTGGTCGCCGAATCGAACATGTTCGACGTGTTCCATCGTGGGCCTCGATAAAAAGCGCTGCAATTAGAGTGACATAGCGTCACGGATCGGCACTTTGGCCATTTTGGCGGGGACCGTCAAGGGTCGAGCGAACATGACGGCCGATGCAGCCCCAGCCGGTGATTTAGCCGACGAAAGCGAGGATCTCTTCGACGCGCCGGCGGAAGGTATGGGCGGCAAAGGTCCTGGCCTGTCCCGCCTTGGCAATGGACAGGCGCGCCGCGTCGTCGGCGAGATACCGGTCGATCATCGCCATGCAATCTTCGACCGTGCGCCACGCCGCGACTTCGGTCTCGGGGGAAAACAGCGTGTGGAGATTGTCCTTGAAGTCGGTCAGCAAAAACGCGCCGACGCCGGTCGCCTCGAACAGCCGCGCATTGCCGGCCTCGCGGCCGGCCATGTCGATGTGCGAA
This window contains:
- a CDS encoding DegT/DnrJ/EryC1/StrS aminotransferase family protein, whose translation is MTAPFIPVNTPLLDGNEADYLAECIRTGWISSEGPFIKRFEQAMAEAAGRRHGIAVTNGSVALDIAVHALALEQGSEVIIPTFTIISCASAVVRAGLVPVGVDCDAATWNMTVEGVEAAITPRTRAIMLVHIYGLPVDLEPILALARKHDLKVIEDAAEMHGQTYRGAPCGSFGDVSTFSFYPNKHVTTGEGGMILTDDDALADRLQGYRNLCFQPQQRFVHEEFGWNARMTNLQAALGVAQVERLPRTVELKRRIGRLYDEHLAGVDRIRRPVARTNYADNIYWAYGLVLNDEVPFDAKEAMRRLGDKGIGTRPFFWCMHEQPVLRRMGLMCDESHPNAEQIARRGFYLPSGLALTDDEIARSAAAVKEILA